A stretch of the Solanum dulcamara chromosome 6, daSolDulc1.2, whole genome shotgun sequence genome encodes the following:
- the LOC129891488 gene encoding reactive Intermediate Deaminase A, chloroplastic-like, with protein MAFAVASRSFCMPAMAVNAVRSRTPMAIGVGRVAVANSRVPFVCLASSSGIKEEISTDKAPAAVGPYSQGIKANNFIYVSGSLGLIPETGQLISDSVEDQTEQALKNIGEILKAGGVSYSAAVKTTIMLADLGDFQKVNAIYAKYFPDPAPARSTFQAAGLPLNAKIEIDCIAVC; from the exons atggcGTTCGCCGTCGCATCAAGGAGCTTCTGTATGCCGGCAATGGCCGTAAACGCCGTGCGCAGCCGTACTCCGATGGCCATCGGAGTTGGACGCGTGGCAGTTGCTAATTCGCGCGTTCCTTTCGTTTGCTTAGCCAGTTCTTCTG GTATAAAGGAGGAAATTAGTACTGATAAGGCACCAGCTGCAGTGGGGCCATATTCTCAAGGAATTAAGGCTAATAATTTCATTTATGTATCTGGTTCTCTAGGTCTTATTCCTGAG ACTGGACAGCTCATATCAGACAGTGTGGAGGATCAAACAGAACAG GCTCTCAAGAATATTGGGGAGATACTTAAAGCTGGTGGTGTTAGCTATTCTGCAGCTGTTAAAACAACAATCAt GTTGGCTGATCTAGGGGACTTCCAGAAAGTCAATGCAATTTATGCTAAAT ATTTTCCAGATCCTGCACCAGCGCGTTCGACTTTTCAAGCAGCAGGATTACCCCTGAAtgcaaaaattgaaattgacTGCATAGCAGTATGTTAA